The window cgctagaataatgtataaagttaataataacgcgttacccaaaaacctaattaagtatttctcaatcagagaggagaaatatgatcttagaggaaaattaaacgtaaaacatttatacgtgagaactacgctgaaaacacacagcatttctgtatgtggaattaaattatggaacggattgagtaaggaactcaaacaatgtacagagatgagcacattcaaaaaacaatacaagcagttgatgtttgctaaatacaaggcagaagagtcctgatagttctgtcaggtttgttattttattttattttattttattattatttttttatttaattaaattttattttttatttatttattttttatttttattttttttataattttctttgttgtgtttaaaaaaaaaagaaaaaaaggaaaaaaagaaaaaaaaaaaagaaaaagctttgttcttatttatttatttatttatttatttagtattgtcatcattattatcattattatgaatgttctttcttttttgggggggagggctatctcaccgttatctattatgtgttatcctgactatcactgaaaacatgacatggaatgcaggaagtgaactacatgtactgtacaagatgtagaatggatggggggtaggattaaataagctttgcttcttcctactccttttggacatgtggaactgtcaaagaatgattcacgagatgtattccattgtaaccttcatgttcaaataaactaaaccaaaccaaaccaaaccaatattGTAATCTAAGAAGACAAATGGACTGagtaggggagactggggacagttgcaacactttttacattactcTCAATTACTCAGAGATTATTCAGACGAGGCACACCAAATCTTTACATAGTAAAGCTACATCTGTCTGCTAAATAGCCATGCCATTTAAAGATGGCTACATATAacatatcaatcacaatatttatttgaataaaaaaattcagacgatcagggacggttgcaacatatcaaaaaacattaaatttcaccaaaattgtatgctttttgtttaaataaccacagtatacaatattaaagtatttaataagttcagttttgtgtaaaacataggcctactttgagtaaatgtgcaaatgttacaGAAGCTATAAAAACTTTATAGAATAACTCTAtagaataatttggagtgcaaaaaacatttattaaacatgtgaacaaacagtgaacagttttagtgaagaaaattcacattgttttaaaactccagtgaatataaagtttgatttttaagttttgttaaaggcacacaaattcttaaaaaataaaattacaacactCGCCTCTTCCCCAACAAATCTGTTGTCTTGTGAACTATTCCAGCAGCTTCTGAACAATTCTGCAGAACCCAGAACATTTCTGCtagctcacagaaaaaaaacagacatcttcttcctcttcagagtctgattcttctctcttcttttttttggttttctttacacttttctttgtgGTTTGATGTTGATCTTGATCTTTGTggttttaattattttgtttataattAGCATTAATTTCTTATTATGATTCCCTTTTCTGCCCATCATGAgcagtaaaatatattaattgtgcCTAGTGTGGTCTATTTTGATATTAGCATGGGGACAGTTGCATCAGTTGCAACCGTCCCCATAGTATCAGTCATGACAAAACACCATGTGCCAACTAGCCACAGTGACATTGACAAATGTAAGCAATGTTGCTGAAtagtcaacaaaacagtgattcaaaccaggtaggtttggagtaattcatacaaaatattaggatcgtatgacaaaaatacagctcgtgaaaaaagctactttcatacctccaaaacaactttgtcttgATAGAAGCTGGACCAGATGCGCAATATCGTCGCTTTCTTCTTGGCGAGTAGAGGGTCTAACTGAGCACGTGCAGTATGTGTGTCATCACTCTAGCATGTTACTGATTAGACAAATAAGGcttgttgcaaccgtcccctgttgcaactgtccccagtctcgCACAAGGATCACTGTGACATATACAACTGATAACATTGGccaaattaatatttcatattgcattttcttCCTCATGCTCGGTGCAAAAAGAGAGCAAATGTGGCGcattccctcggctgaaaatctatatCTCTTATAGAGAATTTCATCAAGGAATGCTAGCGGATTAGTGTGGTCTCATAGTCTCATAGTGATGCCCGGATTATTCTTGCTCCCCCCTCCAccgggttctcaataaatgctGATGCCATCTCCAAATGAGTTGAAACAGCGGCGAtttcatagccgattttaagATCCTAAGACACAAACttggggcctcatctataaaactGGGCGTAGAAATCTGACTAAAATCTGCGTATGCCAAAAACCCAAAATgctgacaaaaatattcagacctaaaaaaaaggggcgtacacacacattcacgcaatttgGGCTTCACCTGCTGTCCAAATGTGTGTACACAACTCCACCCCACGTCACGCCCTCTCCACACCTTCAGTTCGCCATCAATGGTCAGtgcaaagtggctcatgaatgtggcgtccatatttaattACCCTTGATTGTATTTCGCTCGGTTCTTCTCATGAGAAGCCGAAGACGAAGACCCGCAACGTCACCAAAGCTGAGGTGGAAATCTTAGTTGGAGAGCTGGAGGCCCGTAAAAACAgaatatttggaggacacaggAGTGGCATTATAACAAGTAGCGTCCACTGTCAACAGCGTTAGTGGAACGGGGCGCACCACGGCAGAACATTGATAGTGGTCAgatatcaaggcacacatttccatttttactgagCATGGTCTACATTATTCCTAATTGATACCAAATTTTAGATTCATTTTAACTGAGCAAAATCTTTTTAATTTGTCGAAAATTATTTGCGTTAAttccagaaaataaaaatatttaacttgatgacattaacaccatcaaaatattaggtacattATAATTCTTTTATGAGGAACTATGTATGGGTTggtgttttgttgccttttatgttgctaccactttcgaATGGATTTgacatactggctcgttagtgctgatgggctcaccttgcttattattaattttatcaCACGgaggctgtgacatttgaatTTACAAGCGTCTTTTTCCTTCCTAACTTCTACTCCGTTACCTTGCATCGCTCCTCATGAAGCGCcactcttttgtgtgtgtatgctagcagccctgccccccgcccccaaaGAGACCTGAGGTCTCATTCTGTtcgctgttgttctatgaagtgTCTACTTGCTGAAACCAATACACAGAGCgtttctgcctgtttggaggcgagagatgaggcaAACgggcacgcatgcacatggcaatatatggaggtcATCAAAATGATCcggttcatttttatttatcgttgcattcatttatttatttgttatcacGGGACAGTTTTTGTCAGAACGAGAAatcatgtcatgttttaatctcttACCTGGCCCTGTTTCACATGTGATGTGAAATTGCTCCAAATGGGGGAAGGAATCATTGTTGTAGAGCTGAGTTTCATGCACCCACCAGTAAGGTCGCTGCCCGAAGAGAATCCTACAAAGAACAAGAGCTTATTGAAAGTAAATACACACACGAATGCTGAGAGAGATAGTGACAAAAGTGACGACCCACCATTTGAAAATGAGATTGAGCCAGTCTCCAAAAACAGCCGCCCATACCATCTTGGTGCCCACGCTGTGACTCAGATAGAACCACAGGGGGAAATAAACCGAGAATACATTTCGGGGGTCGCCCACAGTTGAAATGAGGTTGAGGAAGTCACGGTATTCCCCGTAGTTGTTCTGGATGTAGCGTATAACTAGCACACCACtactatggacaaaatccaTCTCACGTTGACTCTTTATGTTCGTGATAGAGCTCCTTTTTCAGCACCAGCGCAACCAACTTAACCACAGCATCACATCTCAGATAGCTTTATACTGTATCTCCTGCTAGAATCATGATCATAAATCATTCCATGGAGCCGTGGCAGCAGCTGCAAGCTCGTCACATTACACaccagaaatacaaaaaaaaggtcCAGAGTCATGAGGCTTCAGCACTTTGGCATGTTACAAAAACTGTTTGTTCCCCAGCCGGGCAGCCATTAGATATCTTACACATCATTGCTTTTACAATTGTTAAATATTAGCCACTGTAAACACAAAAATGGAGAGTTCCCCGCGTAACCTCATGGATCAGCCTCATTTATTTTCCTTCACCCCTGCCCATCTGCTACCTACCGATAAGCTATAgatcaggggtagggaacctatggctcgggagccagatgtggctcttttgatgactgcatatggctctcagacatttcttaacacaataaaatgtgttttttcctcattaatcaaatagtcagctaactgagtctgcagagcaaacccttttgaagatggcgaaaagaaagaaatattagAGAACcatgcaaaaccatgcagcaccagatgttgcattaatggtagatcttgcttaaaaatgcacacaaaaatatgatatggcttttaaaatatgtggctttcatggttctctaagccaaaaaaaaaacgttcccGACCCTTGCTATAGAATCGTGCATGTTGTTGAAAGTATTTGCTCCAGTTGTGTGAGTGTACATTAGTGATGCCCAAAaacaaaatagttgaaaacaagacgacggaaaagcagtgaaagcttatctcaGCGTCAGACGTAATGGAAAATTATGCTTGTAACATGTCAATTTGTGTTCTTACACTTAATCAGTGTGCATGaataaattcttgtatatgtcCTTCATCGTTTCGCTGCACTGTTTGAGCTCCATAGCCAATTTGCTACACCTGATTTTACACTGTTTCAGGGCTGCTAGAAGCTAGTACTAGCAAGCCTCACACTTCTGAGCCCTCCGCGGAGGAACACTGGACATTCTTCCAGGTGGCTGCATTTCACATTGTCAAGTTCCCAGAATGTtttaactttgtttttattatgaattgtgcttcttgttgctcactgtaaactttTAAACGTTTTacgaaatacatatttgaacgTTTTTCACATGCGACAACAGCGCAtcaatgtattttaattttacatgacttctagtTAAGAATACTCTTTTTGCCCCCCATCTGTCTGAGGCAGGGCTGACCAACAACCGGGTGTGACGTCatgtaaaaaacacgtgataCTGACGTTAACACAAAGAAATAAAATCCAATTTAAGTGAGTTAACTATATTATATGTACGAATATATAGCATTTAAGAATACAATATGTTCTTGTTAATATTCAGACGACTCGAATTAcaatagttttcttgttaaaatactgaCGAGGCGTACACGGAAGTGGCGCTCAACGTCACGTCCGGATTCTGGTTGCGCCTCTTTTACGTAACAATCCGCGGAATTTTGAAAGTAACACCCAGACAGACGTTCGAACTTAAGGTAGGTTCTCTTTGAATACAAACTTAATCGTGTACGCACCGCGTATGCGTTTGAAATACTCGATTGTGAGTACGTTTAAGTAACAAAGTTGCATGTATTGTTTTACGGAACGTTAGGTATGTACATGCTAATAACTAGCTAGGCTAACGGTTCTTCAACTACTTGTAGCTTCCCTGTTAGCCGGTGTGCTAAAAACACAGATTCAGCGCTGTTAATAGACTACGTATATGTAATGTTAGAAGTGAAACGAATGCCAGTGTCGTCGCTTTTTTATTCCGTCCTTCGTCTGAATTGGCTCGTTTCGTTGTTTTTTGCTTGTGCCTCGTCTAGTATTGTGAAGATGTTATACGCTAAAAAATTGTTATCCACCCCACAGACCTTCTAACCATGACGTCCATCACTGATAAGAACATCATTGATGGCTTTGCCAATGCAATGGAGGAAATCCACAACAAACAACTGAAAGCATACGCCGAGATAACTGAGGCCACCACCCAGCGGAGCCAGTCCCACAGGCAGTTTGTCAAATCAGCACTTGGTATGGTGCTTGAACCTTCTCTGCTTATTAAACTGATCTGAACGCATAATAAGGACTTTAACATTTTCAACAGATACATGTTTGGAGAAATGTGAGAATGACGAAATGCTGTTTGACTCCATAGAAGTATTTAAAAAGGGTGAGTTGCTCATGAATACACACTTCAGACACATAATGTGGTATGCTTGCACAATAAAATGAGATCAAGCACAACAGCTACAGATGGTAACGTAATATACATACCTTACCTTAAGTACCTTTTAGTTCAAAGCAAGGTACTGCAAACTGCtactacaataacaatgacgcAGAAGTTGGCTTCCGAGTTGCCAGCCTCCGATTCGATTTAAGGTGGCATTAGCCTTGTATGCAGTGCGACTGTTtggccactgtttttttttgtgacacttctCGATCTCTAAACATTTTAGGTAAGACATTACCTTTGCTTGACATCCACTATTGTTGTTCGAAAACCAACCGACTTCTCAAATCTGGACTGGAAATCTGCAGACCCCAaaggttcataaaaacacagtttctgatttgtgaaacctttattctatttgtgaaaatacaaTGAAGGCACATTTATACGTTTTTCAGCATCTAGAGTAGACTATATTAGACCTGGCCCACTTTGAAAACCAGTGGACCCAGACTTTTCAAATCTGGACTGGATTAATCTGCAGACCCCAAAGGTTCAGCTGCCCAGCCagctagctagaattatccACCTAGCTACCGTACTCATCTTTGgattccaaatgtgactttttaccacagtgactttttgtttttaaaacgaacaagcaatgtggttagttcagagcttgtttttgtcccccggggaagtggatatcacgttcatggggtacatacTAACACTTTCaaatgtcactgaacaattttggtgtcttgttgtcattatactaattacagcatgtcttgtcctccaaccactatttgtgtgtggttgttaaatgaacataaacacatagtgtgtgcagccttatgatggtgatactatcacagggatctcctagctcgccagctgattttgaatAGCTCACAAatggtcaaagaatatttgaaaatatgtggctttcacgGCTCCCTTAGCCAAAAAGGATCCCGGCCCCTGGTCTAACTTCTTatataattttcaaaaataaaatcaaactttCACAAATACAATAGTGAGTGTCAGGTAAAGGTAATGTCCTACCTAAAATTTGTAAAATGTTTGAACCGCTACTAGGAAACGAAGCAGTGGAtgtaagcacggcaggctttatatggatgcacttttttaaagcacttttaatgtTAAAGACGTTAAACATTATAGTCTGCCTGTTGGTGATGTcattgtcttccgggtatgtggtggtcatgagAGTTGTAGTTGACctttgaaatacagttgattcgctgCTTCTTTTGGGCATTTCATTCACTTTTACTTCTTTAACTTattttaatacttggggtaaagaagtgaatgaggtatcaaattaaagttcatgtaatgttttatcagacagaattaatcacagacttgattttacatatttcaaaattttgtaacattcctatcATATGTGCACTGCAAAACTTCTGTCAGTGTATTCTTACTAtctgctgcaccgttctttcaaatggctgctctgatcaggaggattatcagcccAAAAAAAGCCGCTGCTTCCAtcggcccgtacaggtgagaaagtttcaacaccttaTTGAAGATGCCATACCacattacagtcaaacctgtctatagcggccactgacaggaaacggcaaaagtggccgctaaaGACAGGTggtcgctatagacaggttggcggccattttgaatttgtgcgcacacatattaacatgtattcacaaaaagactggagcaaaaccaagagacataggggaaaacgctctgttgacacataaacaggtaggtaaagcTAGGTAACAGCtacggtgaggaaactagtaatatcaataacaacaatgaaccagcgccgcacattcgacagcgctggccttttatccgccacaaatgttaattgaccacagctgcgcggccaccaggcatgaagcggctgcctcttcctccccggagaaggcacagcccgccaaataagagcgcaggacaggggacgctcgctcctgtcctgcagaacgtcacaaatttccatctttgattttttttttttttaaatacgattttaaaaggaagaaataataattttagtgaacgagcccgtggatatatgtacaggatacgcgtgaagcagtcatgaatgggtgtgtgcgtgaacaattgagtgcggaggaggtgcgaagatcgtcgtaaactaacaataccatcgctcctttcttattgaatggtcttctaatctctaattagtcgggaattaagtgatattttagatgttttattcggGTACTTTTGGCTATTATAGAAtttattcacggcattgcaaagtgggaagattaccgttttggccgtcattgaatcttttcagggcagcattgcaaagtaagaaggcGGCTTTTTTATatcgaactaggactcagtaattaaagtctacacacgacggcttcattgcttaaaaaaaaaactttttcgtgcattaagcttctacttgagtcggcattttggccgctatatgcggtcagatattgacaagggatacaaaatgggtggcccctggctgcgttagacaggtgaccgctatacacctTGTCTATATATCGTAAATTTTccgtgggggatttttcagtggctgctataggcaggtggccgttctatacaggtggccgctaagacaggtttgactgtaatttgctgaggaatttgcatactttccctcattgggtgcaaagtgcaggtttggatggttctatttaaagttaataatcatggcaagctataccatcATCTGTTAATCCTGATTTTGTCTTGCATTTCCAAGTCATTttactcattgataatttattcttaagtatgtcagcattattaataatttatacctgattcccttaccaAAAAACActgggaatctaggaaacttcacctgcactgtccagtatccagatATTTATTTCAGTCACACTGTATGAATTTTTGgataaaaagttactgaatcgttttgtccttgaatcatatcggcaaccacgaatcgtgatacgaatggaatcgttattaaaacgaaacGTTACCTTCCAaagaagtgtcacaaaaaacagACCATCAGGACAAAGACTCGCACTGCACAATCCTCAAACCTCAATTACACTTTACATTTCCACTtaattaccgtaaagcaccgtgtataaaccgcacttttttccactgataagaagcaaaaaatcggggtgcggtttatacacgatgacaggtctgtgaccagacgcagaaattgacgagaagcccattttgAATAGccatctgtgggtcagacagttgctttgactttagcgccctctgctgtacagttgctgaaaatgcttgtgtatgcaactaacttatctgatgtctgtctgtattttcacacagtgaaacgatctctacaTACACTGAAgataacctaagcttccattaaaacattgcagatgtaaaatacaatacaatgttggagtttattcaaattcacactgaagcaatgcaataaaataataatagagaaaaagataagcagtgaaagataagatatcaaaacatctctgaaaattgcaaatttctttatttagattttttattattattattattattattattattattattattaatctgtgcttagccataatattaaagattcTGTTctgatttctcctttattcttctttttgaaattgcttagtacctttacgcatgttgatttgagatgaaagagttggcaagcatttatgaactaaaaaaaaaattttccccgctgtgagcctgaaaatgggggtgcggttaatacacgggtgcggttaatacatggtgctttacggtacagAATCGGAAGCCAACTTCAGCAtcctacaataacaacaatatagCAACAATATAGCATGTTAAAACAGTAATGCTATCTTTCTAATGACAGAAtatgtagatcaggggtcaccaacgtggtgcccgcgggcaccaggtagcccccacgaccacatgaggtgcccgcaagcctgcttttcattcaggttttcagttaataatgaaagaacagtagaaagaaattcattctgaaatacaaaatgcaggTGCACCTAATGTGTACTGTTCATGTGATGCAATCGCAACTAAAAATGTTATGACATCAATGCCTCTTCCCCAGATTTGCAGCATAAGAATGCATCATTGAAGGACAAACAGCATGCTATTGCAGAAATGACATCTGATATTGAGCAGAAGGAAATACAGAAAGGCATGATTATCCAGAAGATTGAGAAGCTTAAAGAAGAACAAGCTCAGCAAAAAGAGTGTAAGCTGATGTTTGATTGGCAATGGGTGCTTTTGGAGCCCATTTATCGCTTTTGATCATTGACATCTCTGCCTGTTTTACTCACTCAGTCATTGAGTCTCAGTATAAAGCCAACAAGAACAGACTGAAGAACCTGCAGAAAGCCAGACATGTCTTTCAGGATCATTTGGGGATGGAAATACGAACCATCTGTGGCACGGAGCACCAACTTTCCGGTATGTCTTTAAATCTCATTTCAGGTTTTCACCACCTTGAGATTTTAATCAAAGTTTACATCACATATgttgtgtatgtttttatttattttttgttttataaaggTAAAAGGTTTCAGTTTGTGTTCCGGAATATCAACCCAGCTGATCTGAACAGTGCCTACATTATCACAATGAGAATCACGGAAGATGGTGCATATCAGGGTAAGTCCCAGTGCATAACGTTCTATATTCAACTTATAGGCAGCCACACaaattttattttcagaacACAGGTCAGTGTTATTTGGGACATGTTCACAATTTGTGTGTTTATAAAAATACTGGAAGTCACGACTTTGGCCTGATGAAACTTCACAATGCACTTTCACTTATGCCTTTGAATCCACTTCGAGATTGCaacacatacatttacaagttTTCCATTGGTTTCAGTTATTATCACAAATCATAACAAACTTGCAAGTAAGAACAGTAACTGTCGGTACCTGTAAAAAGACTCCAGgatgttttcttaaaaaaaaaaaaccctcccaaTTCTACAGCCGTGTCGAGTGACCCTACGCTTGAGTGCCTGCCAGCTTTGGAAAGACGTCTTCAGGAGACCAACAACTTACCAGTTTTCCTGACAAACGTAAGGAAGGAGTTTATCTCCCAAGTGCGCTAAAATGGGATTTTAATAAAGTTAACATTTTGCAGCAAAGTCTCTTATGTATATTGCAATTGGAAGGCAAGGACCTAACTACCTAATCTGTACTAATAGATATGTATATAACATGCTATTATGGACCCTTTTATATGATGGGATTTAACCACAGAAACATGTCAGTACTcatttaagacatgaaataactgcTTTTATGAAATATGCCAATGAGCTTATTCATCATAACACAGTGGCAAAAATTGTTACATATTGTATGCATGATTTTAGAAAGCAATATATTCCtagcctgtcacaataacaaattttgctgcacgataattgtcctacaaatgacTGCTGATAAACGATATTCTTGTCTATTATTTTGAGACaacttttttcattaatgtaacaatatagtATGGAattttgtcaacattattttgagatcatttatcattacagtaatgataatacagtggtgtgaaagtgtttgcccccttcctgatttttttttttgcatatttgccacacttaaatgtttcagatcataaaacaaatttaaatattagtcaatgacaaaacaattgaacacaaaatgcagtttttaaatgaaaccttttattattaagggagaaaaaaatccaaacctacatggtcctgtgtgaataAGTGATTACCCCAACTTGTTAAAACATAGCTGAGATTAATTAATCTAAAAttgtgggactccagcaaaccacaatgagagcTATTATACACAAATGGTGGaaaaatggaacagtggtgaaccttcccaggagtggctggccaaccaaaattaccccaagatcGCAGCAACGACTctacaagaggtcacaaaagaccccacaacaatatccaaagaactgcaggcctcacttttgcgtcagttaaggtcagtgttcatgactaccataagaaagacactgggcaaaaacaggctgcatggtagagttccaagacgaaaaccactgctgaacaaaaagaacattaaggctactctcaattttgccagaaaacatcctgatgatccccaagacctttgggaaaatcagacgagacaaaaagttgaactttctggaaggtgtgtgtcccattacatctggtgtaaaggTAACGGCGCTtaaggacctggaagacttgctgtgataaatggaaccatgaattctgctgtctaccaaaaaatcctgaaggagaatgtccggccatctgttggtgacctcaagctgaaacaaacttgggttcttgGGTtccaggacaatgatccaaaacacaagtccacctctaaatggctgaagaaaaatagaatgaagactttagagt is drawn from Dunckerocampus dactyliophorus isolate RoL2022-P2 chromosome 9, RoL_Ddac_1.1, whole genome shotgun sequence and contains these coding sequences:
- the spc25 gene encoding kinetochore protein Spc25; translated protein: MTSITDKNIIDGFANAMEEIHNKQLKAYAEITEATTQRSQSHRQFVKSALDTCLEKCENDEMLFDSIEVFKKDLQHKNASLKDKQHAIAEMTSDIEQKEIQKGMIIQKIEKLKEEQAQQKEFIESQYKANKNRLKNLQKARHVFQDHLGMEIRTICGTEHQLSGKRFQFVFRNINPADLNSAYIITMRITEDGAYQAVSSDPTLECLPALERRLQETNNLPVFLTNVRKEFISQVR